One Spirochaetaceae bacterium genomic region harbors:
- a CDS encoding MBL fold metallo-hydrolase, with protein sequence MLWDVAEAGFGGRRMGPEALVVETFAIGSLGCNCSLVYERDSRRAIVIDPGDDPEALLQAVGERGLKVTQLLHTHAHFDHIGGSDAVKRRLGVPILLHRDDEELYRRLQEQGLLFGIPVQPPGEVDQFIEEGFEVALGGRKLLTTIHTPGHSPGSCCFYTEVTGEPLLFAGDTLFRQSVGRTDLPGGDAYALIRSIKQRLFELPGESYVVPGHGEHTTLHAEQRHNPFL encoded by the coding sequence ATGCTGTGGGATGTGGCGGAAGCAGGTTTTGGTGGGCGGCGCATGGGTCCGGAGGCGCTGGTGGTGGAGACGTTTGCGATCGGGAGCCTGGGGTGCAACTGCTCGCTGGTGTATGAGCGGGACAGCCGCCGGGCGATCGTGATCGATCCGGGCGACGACCCGGAGGCGCTGCTGCAGGCGGTGGGCGAGCGCGGCCTGAAGGTGACGCAGCTCCTGCACACCCATGCCCACTTCGACCACATCGGCGGATCCGACGCGGTCAAGCGCCGGCTCGGAGTGCCGATCCTGCTGCACCGGGACGACGAGGAGTTGTACCGGCGGTTGCAGGAGCAGGGCCTGCTGTTCGGGATTCCGGTGCAGCCGCCGGGCGAAGTGGATCAGTTCATCGAGGAGGGCTTCGAGGTGGCGCTCGGCGGGCGCAAGCTGCTCACCACCATCCACACCCCCGGCCACTCTCCCGGGTCATGCTGTTTCTATACCGAGGTGACCGGGGAGCCGCTGTTGTTCGCGGGCGATACGCTGTTTCGCCAGTCGGTGGGCCGCACCGATCTGCCGGGAGGCGATGCGTACGCGCTGATCAGGTCGATCAAGCAGCGCCTGTTCGAGTTGCCCGGCGAGTCGTACGTGGTACCGGGACACGGCGAGCACACCACCCTGCACGCCGAACAGCGCCACAACCCCTTCCTGTAG
- a CDS encoding LytTR family DNA-binding domain-containing protein, with amino-acid sequence MTPTTATRRRNGKHVQESMPHGYREMLSGHTVRVNVALSGAFVLVLALVGPVGSFDALGLPERLAFGLLYACVCWPIFYSQIVVTLYFFRFRRPLQIGIALTIATMCSALPASAVVIAVESLAHPSYSKKLDILQLYFLVTAQAWAWTMLSWYLLRQRVRHTAAAEPTGAVGTVLATPSEANGATPSEGGDSTGYEPSGSSGTSPDTSPAVGVQDDSKDPRAGNGGGPKAEQALVVPQRSNAPRPADRPRAPLLRLLPERLGTDLIYIKSEDHYLEVHTTVGSSLIKMRFSDAVAELSDHGMQVHRSYWVATRHVTRSVRSGKRTMLRLTGDHKVPVSVTHLPAVRAALRR; translated from the coding sequence ATGACACCGACTACAGCAACGCGCCGGCGGAACGGCAAGCATGTACAGGAATCGATGCCGCATGGTTACCGGGAAATGCTCAGTGGGCACACGGTCCGCGTCAACGTAGCCTTGAGTGGCGCCTTCGTCTTGGTCCTGGCGCTCGTGGGTCCGGTTGGTTCTTTCGATGCTCTCGGGCTGCCGGAACGCTTGGCGTTCGGTTTGCTGTATGCCTGTGTGTGTTGGCCCATTTTCTATTCGCAGATAGTGGTGACGCTGTACTTCTTTCGCTTCCGGAGGCCGTTGCAGATCGGGATAGCCTTGACGATCGCGACGATGTGTTCGGCCCTTCCGGCGAGCGCCGTGGTAATCGCGGTCGAATCTCTGGCGCACCCCTCCTATTCCAAGAAGCTCGACATCCTGCAATTGTACTTCCTGGTCACCGCCCAGGCGTGGGCCTGGACCATGCTGTCCTGGTACCTGCTACGACAGCGAGTCAGACACACGGCGGCCGCGGAGCCCACCGGCGCGGTCGGCACCGTGCTTGCGACGCCCAGCGAGGCAAACGGGGCGACGCCTTCCGAGGGTGGGGACTCGACTGGGTACGAGCCGTCAGGTTCCAGCGGCACATCGCCTGACACATCGCCTGCAGTTGGCGTTCAGGACGACTCCAAGGACCCGCGGGCAGGTAATGGTGGCGGGCCGAAGGCGGAACAGGCCCTCGTGGTCCCGCAGCGATCCAACGCGCCACGCCCGGCTGACCGGCCGCGTGCTCCTCTCCTGAGACTGCTGCCGGAGAGGCTGGGTACCGACCTCATCTACATAAAGAGCGAGGATCACTATCTCGAAGTGCACACCACCGTCGGTTCGAGTCTGATAAAGATGCGGTTCTCGGACGCGGTGGCCGAGCTCAGCGACCATGGGATGCAGGTGCACCGCAGCTATTGGGTGGCAACCCGTCACGTCACCCGATCGGTGAGGAGCGGCAAGCGGACAATGCTGCGCCTCACAGGAGACCACAAGGTACCCGTGAGCGTGACCCACCTGCCTGCCGTGCGTGCCGCCCTGCGCCGCTGA
- a CDS encoding LuxR C-terminal-related transcriptional regulator: MSRQARFERILASLHEAMFDDSHWVETSALIDEACGAKGNHLVFQTTSRDDDIAPLFMRFCYRGEHRSEWEREYLANDYPADEHLPRLRQLPGDRIVHVTELLSEAQLKHSATYNEIMPRYHFQDGLNVRLDGPRGSRIVWGIADPSDGKGWSTDQVDMVARLLPHVRQFVRMRHALVEARGLQTTLERLLDNTRAGVIQLDRQKRVVAANDRARELLCQGTLLSDRAGLLHLAVPIDNSHLQRLLDRALPRFGGQGESGSMVVRHPNSYPPLIALHVTPVEDRDTGFRSVRPAALVLAIEPNNQGRIDRKVLRTNLGLSAAESEVAALVAEGKSIREVRGTIGRGEHTVRWHIKQAYAKLGVSCRAEFTKLVQAVGGILPRDEGALDRSDG; the protein is encoded by the coding sequence ATGAGCCGGCAGGCGAGGTTCGAGCGCATCCTCGCCTCTTTGCATGAGGCAATGTTCGACGACTCCCACTGGGTAGAAACGTCTGCTCTCATCGACGAGGCCTGCGGAGCCAAGGGCAATCACCTGGTGTTCCAAACGACATCACGGGACGACGACATCGCGCCCCTCTTCATGCGTTTCTGCTACCGCGGAGAACATCGCAGCGAATGGGAACGGGAGTACCTTGCCAACGACTACCCAGCGGATGAGCACCTGCCACGCCTGCGACAACTGCCGGGCGATAGGATTGTCCACGTCACCGAACTTCTCTCCGAGGCGCAGTTGAAGCACTCGGCGACCTACAACGAGATAATGCCGCGCTACCACTTCCAGGACGGGTTGAATGTCCGCCTCGATGGACCGAGGGGCTCGCGAATCGTCTGGGGGATCGCAGATCCGAGTGACGGCAAGGGGTGGTCCACCGATCAGGTCGACATGGTCGCGCGACTGCTGCCGCACGTTCGTCAGTTCGTTCGGATGCGTCACGCATTGGTCGAAGCCCGTGGGCTGCAGACGACGCTTGAGCGGCTCCTCGACAACACGCGGGCCGGGGTGATTCAACTCGACCGACAGAAACGCGTCGTGGCAGCGAACGACCGTGCCCGGGAGCTGCTCTGCCAAGGGACTCTGCTATCCGATCGCGCCGGCCTGCTCCACCTCGCGGTACCGATCGACAACTCCCACCTTCAGCGGCTGTTGGATCGCGCTCTTCCACGTTTCGGAGGACAGGGCGAGAGCGGATCGATGGTGGTGAGGCACCCAAACAGCTACCCGCCATTGATCGCACTGCACGTCACGCCGGTTGAGGACCGGGACACCGGCTTCCGGTCTGTGCGCCCGGCTGCGCTGGTGCTGGCCATCGAACCGAATAACCAGGGACGAATTGATCGAAAGGTGCTCAGAACGAATCTCGGGCTGTCGGCGGCCGAGAGCGAAGTGGCGGCCCTGGTCGCCGAGGGAAAGTCGATCCGGGAAGTCCGAGGGACGATCGGGCGAGGGGAACATACGGTGCGCTGGCACATCAAGCAGGCTTACGCGAAGCTCGGGGTGTCCTGCCGGGCGGAATTCACGAAGCTCGTGCAAGCGGTCGGTGGGATTCTTCCAAGAGACGAAGGGGCTCTCGACCGAAGTGACGGATAG
- a CDS encoding LytTR family DNA-binding domain-containing protein, with protein sequence MVKVTIATCLAVAAVYSLIGPLGSYSVAKLLDRWAYGVLCAVEGWPVHYSLTVVTLYLLRSRKPAEALAGVVTAALIVALPNTAWTLMIDRLVIRTLPTELGPLEVYLLVASTTVVCSVLYFYVMWLRIRHGRSATDAGRGRAAPADAAAEPLGTTDTGEDKTEQHRSEPNYPSPAIAPDGASAEAQAETADSQVQPGDEMPAAEQRPADPRELALHRPAWRVGTVLQLLPDRLGTDLVYIKSEDHYLQVHTTVGSSLIKMRFSDAVAGLGDRGIQVHRSYWVATRHVTKAVRSGKRTLLRLTGDHKVPVSVTHVHAVRALLAR encoded by the coding sequence ATGGTGAAGGTCACGATCGCCACCTGCCTTGCGGTAGCAGCCGTGTATTCACTGATCGGTCCCCTCGGCTCCTACTCGGTAGCGAAACTCTTGGATCGCTGGGCATACGGCGTGCTCTGCGCCGTCGAGGGATGGCCCGTGCACTACTCACTCACAGTCGTGACGCTCTATTTGCTGCGTTCTCGAAAGCCTGCCGAAGCACTGGCGGGTGTGGTGACGGCGGCGTTGATCGTGGCGCTCCCGAATACGGCGTGGACGCTGATGATCGACCGCTTGGTCATCCGCACCCTGCCAACCGAGCTCGGCCCGCTCGAGGTATATCTGCTGGTCGCGAGCACGACCGTGGTCTGCAGCGTTCTCTATTTCTACGTGATGTGGCTACGCATCAGGCATGGCCGGTCTGCCACGGATGCCGGTCGTGGCCGGGCGGCGCCCGCCGATGCGGCAGCCGAGCCGCTCGGAACGACCGACACGGGCGAAGACAAGACCGAACAACATCGCTCGGAACCCAACTACCCGTCGCCGGCCATTGCACCCGACGGTGCCTCGGCCGAGGCTCAGGCCGAAACTGCGGATTCGCAGGTGCAACCAGGAGACGAGATGCCGGCGGCGGAACAGAGACCTGCCGACCCACGTGAACTCGCTCTTCACCGGCCCGCCTGGCGGGTCGGCACCGTGCTGCAACTGCTGCCTGATCGGCTGGGAACGGACCTCGTCTACATCAAGAGCGAGGACCACTACCTCCAAGTGCACACCACGGTTGGCTCAAGCCTCATCAAGATGCGGTTCTCGGACGCGGTGGCCGGGCTCGGCGACCGCGGCATCCAGGTGCACCGCAGTTACTGGGTCGCTACCCGCCACGTGACCAAGGCGGTGCGCAGCGGCAAGCGCACGCTGCTGCGCCTCACCGGGGACCACAAGGTTCCGGTGAGCGTTACCCACGTACACGCCGTGCGCGCCCTCCTCGCCCGCTGA
- a CDS encoding 2OG-Fe(II) oxygenase, producing the protein MLDRSVRDCWQIDAGQVEVGGGAWNDTLAQIVGRAAEALGCPRERTEARLYKLLVYEPGGFFSAHRDSEKATGMVATLVISLPVAGTGGELVIRHKQSETVIDLRTEDPSELAFAAFYADCVHETRPVATGHRIVLVYQLLVSGTRDGGLERAPDYTAVTEGVAALLKQWDRSTKGAEKIVWLLEHEYSEEGLSFAALKNTDAAVARTLTEAARRAGCAVHAAILHIEEVCVAEHPQDLPYGYHPNDSDLEAGEVIDSDHWLDGWVAPDDARPAYGKLRLQAGELLPAGALDGVDPDDEWVNEATGNAGVEIERAYRSAGLVLWPRDRALAALADAGTGAMVAHVADELERSGQSDAEHVRLRGLAMQLIDAWPAARPGRHTEVEQSCRAALRLLSRLGDQSITLRFLRDVATSIYAGGLNAELAAVVTPSALRDWLPEFIRANLPLQTDGVIDLVWRLVGIPAAGRGSNWQLALCDGAQHLLRAIGGALAHRTGNDGDRSLRQPPPPLEAATIRNLLALAWHFDLTREADAAAALLIEHPAAAPPGRALPVALSELATLKQRPAEGSAFDTLWRHAAGCLLARSAQPPTAPADWSQQASIPCRCPHCRRLQRFYADPRERVLRLPLRKELRRHVHGIIDGNGLDLLHETERKGRPYTLVCTKTRAGHRRRLAQYAEDVTHMRLLVEAAERFGATAATYAAELDLLRSALARAG; encoded by the coding sequence GTGCTGGACCGCTCGGTGCGCGACTGCTGGCAGATCGACGCCGGCCAGGTGGAGGTGGGCGGCGGGGCATGGAACGACACGCTGGCGCAGATCGTCGGCCGCGCCGCCGAGGCCCTGGGATGCCCGCGCGAGCGTACCGAGGCGCGGCTCTACAAGCTGCTGGTCTACGAGCCGGGAGGGTTCTTCAGCGCCCATCGCGACAGCGAGAAGGCGACCGGCATGGTGGCGACGCTGGTGATCTCGCTGCCGGTGGCCGGCACGGGCGGCGAGCTGGTGATCCGCCACAAGCAGAGCGAAACGGTGATCGACCTGCGCACCGAAGATCCGTCGGAACTCGCGTTCGCGGCGTTCTACGCCGACTGCGTCCACGAGACCCGGCCCGTCGCAACCGGTCACCGCATCGTCCTCGTGTACCAACTGCTGGTGAGCGGCACGCGCGACGGCGGGCTGGAGCGGGCGCCGGACTACACCGCGGTGACGGAAGGTGTCGCCGCCCTGCTGAAGCAATGGGACCGGAGCACGAAGGGGGCGGAGAAGATCGTCTGGCTGCTGGAACACGAGTACAGCGAGGAAGGACTCTCGTTCGCGGCCCTGAAAAACACCGACGCCGCCGTGGCCCGCACACTGACCGAGGCAGCGCGGCGCGCCGGCTGTGCCGTGCACGCGGCGATCCTCCACATCGAGGAGGTGTGCGTTGCCGAGCACCCCCAGGACCTGCCGTATGGATACCATCCGAACGACAGCGACCTGGAAGCAGGTGAGGTGATCGACTCCGATCACTGGCTCGATGGCTGGGTGGCTCCGGATGACGCCAGGCCGGCGTACGGCAAGCTGCGCTTGCAGGCCGGCGAGTTGTTGCCCGCCGGAGCCCTGGACGGCGTCGACCCGGATGATGAATGGGTAAACGAGGCAACCGGCAACGCGGGCGTCGAGATCGAGCGAGCGTATCGCTCGGCGGGGCTGGTGTTGTGGCCGCGAGACCGGGCGCTTGCGGCCCTGGCGGATGCGGGCACCGGTGCGATGGTTGCCCACGTGGCCGACGAGTTGGAGCGCAGCGGCCAGTCGGACGCCGAGCACGTCCGCCTGCGAGGGCTCGCCATGCAGCTCATCGACGCGTGGCCGGCAGCGCGGCCGGGGCGCCATACCGAAGTCGAGCAGAGCTGCCGAGCCGCGTTGCGGCTGCTCTCCCGGTTGGGTGACCAGTCCATCACGCTCCGCTTCCTGCGCGACGTTGCCACCTCGATCTACGCCGGCGGGCTGAACGCGGAACTGGCCGCCGTGGTCACCCCGTCCGCGCTCCGCGACTGGCTGCCGGAGTTCATCCGCGCGAATCTGCCGCTCCAGACGGACGGTGTGATCGACCTCGTGTGGCGGCTCGTCGGGATTCCGGCAGCGGGCCGGGGCTCCAACTGGCAGTTGGCCCTGTGCGATGGCGCGCAACACCTGCTGCGCGCCATCGGCGGCGCACTGGCGCACCGTACCGGCAACGACGGGGATCGATCGCTGCGCCAACCTCCGCCGCCCCTGGAGGCCGCCACGATCCGCAACCTGTTGGCGCTCGCCTGGCACTTCGACCTCACCCGCGAGGCGGACGCGGCCGCCGCACTGCTGATCGAGCACCCGGCGGCGGCGCCCCCCGGTCGGGCGCTGCCGGTAGCACTGTCGGAACTCGCCACCCTCAAGCAGCGCCCCGCCGAGGGCTCGGCATTCGATACGCTGTGGCGCCATGCCGCCGGCTGTCTGCTCGCCCGCAGCGCACAGCCGCCCACTGCACCCGCCGACTGGTCGCAGCAGGCGTCGATCCCGTGCCGCTGCCCGCACTGCCGCCGGCTGCAACGGTTCTACGCCGACCCGCGGGAGCGCGTACTGCGCCTGCCGCTCCGCAAGGAGCTGCGCCGCCACGTGCACGGAATCATCGATGGCAACGGGCTCGACCTGCTCCACGAGACCGAGCGCAAGGGCAGACCGTACACGCTGGTCTGCACCAAGACCCGCGCCGGTCACCGGCGGCGGCTCGCACAGTACGCCGAGGACGTGACGCACATGCGCCTGCTGGTGGAGGCCGCCGAACGGTTTGGAGCGACGGCCGCCACGTACGCCGCCGAACTCGATCTACTCCGCTCTGCGCTCGCCCGCGCAGGATGA